The DNA window GCAGGTTAATCAAACATTCTGAAACTGGCTTCACTGCCAAGTACTGTGATATTATATCGTCAGATAGTGAGTGTGCTATGTAAATATGTTGGCACCTTCATTAAAAATCCAGTCAGTGTtgattttgtaattttataataCAGACACATCCTCTACCAGGAAATTATttgtgcacatttaaattcacacttattttgtgcatttacaatattgaggggggaaaaaataacactcacaaagaaaatattgtaCACTGAAATGCAGTTTTCCCCtgaatgtgttcatttttgctttggaaaaaaaaagaaaaaaaaaacctgtggtGCTATGTAACTTTATAATGCCAATATGTCAACAATTACCAAAAATGTCACAGTAATAGTATTATTTATTTGCCTGTTACCATCAGCACTATGAAGTGTTTCAGTATTTATTAGGGATGTTTCCAAACTAAAACCAAAGACTGCAAACAATAACCAAAGACTTATTTTTGATCATGTTGTAGCAAGTCATTTCCCTTTTGTACacttttactgtaaattttgACTCCTGCATATAGTTGCATGTGTTAACGTCTGTAATAAATTAGGACACTTGGTACATGGCAAGTTTTTTGGGAGGATGAATATTCTTATTGGAAACATTTAGCTTGCAAATCAGTGATGGTTATTGCTTGACTATAGTAGTAAATGCCCCTGTACTCACTTTATGAAtttataaaatcaataaaattgTGTGAATGTTCTTAATCAGTAGTGTTTTTGGGGGGTTTTCTACTCTGACCCGTAGTGAAACGCAGCTCATAGCAAAAcaattaagaaaacaaatgttataGTAATTAAACAATCAGGTAGGGTAAGGTTTAAGAGACTACTATTTAAATCACCAGTTACCAGGTTTAAAACTGGTCTATTATTGGACAAATTCAATAGACTAGTGATAAAGCAATTAGTCAATTGTTCAACCGCCAgtatgaatttttattttatgataaTGAATTAAACAACTGAGGGACAATATTGAGAAAGTTTATACATTTCTTTCTACCTTAAAACTGTAGTAGGGGCTCTAATGTCATTTTCACGGTAACAGCTTCTTGACAACTAAATATGGTGATAACACCAAACTAGGcatttccaaaaacacagtATATAATAATGCTGTATACTCCTTCACAGATCCAGCAGGATCCAGATGCAGTCaagtcaaaaaaataaataaaaaacaatcgCCCTCCAGAAGCACCCTGTTTTCTCTTGACAAGTGAATTAAGTTTCTCAATAGAAACTAGAATTGACCCTGAAACACATTAGGGGGGGAAATGATcaaatcatatttatatttttatttgatgaACTTAAAGCAGTGCACAATGAAACAATACAGAATATCACTTCATGCTTGGCATGTGATGCCTTTTAAAGCTTAAATGTTAAAGCTTTTCACTCAAAGGACTGATTGCTGCAGTCTTTAGTTTTAAACTAAACATATGGCCCATGGGATACATCATAAAAAAAGTGTCCTGGAATGGCTTGACAGTTTCCTGTGCATCCGCAtaccaatacattttattattatttttaatcccaCTGTGGAATAGGAATGCCGTGTCATGAGGTGGTAAGGCACTAACAGATGGACAAATTTGTTGAGTGAGTAAATGCTGGATAAAACCAAACTAAGTGCATTTCAGTTATAATCTACAAACACTTCCAAATAAATATCAGAACACAAAGCACATTACTTATAATTCAACTCAGCCACCaattggggtggggggtggtaaatgcaatacattaaaaaaaaaaaacctgcgtATAAAGCTGATGTTGCATTGGCAAGAATGTCAgcttaactgtaaataaaatgtttttgtaacgTGTCAACACAATATATTTTCACCCACTACACCAAGTGAACTCGCCTCTCTTTTACCCTTGGTTCAGAGGTTTCTTGATTGCTTATACAGTTAGGTGGCAGCGCTATCATGACAGTGGACAAACAGATATTATCACCACAGCCTCTTAAGGGGGTTGCAGAATTCATGCATTTTCTAAAAAATGAAGCGTCTGCTGAGAGAGTGGCCCACTTTGTCCAGGTTGGGGTTGCAAGCGAACTGGATCATGGGAGGGGGTCCACACATGAGGATTAGCGTGTCGTCGCCAGGGAGAGGAAGATGATCCCGCACCATTTGCTCATTGATGAATCCCTGGCTGAATTCCCAATCTGTCATATGCAGATCAATTACAAAATCAGTAATGTGGGTAAATTAGCACTGAACTGTTGTTTAATAATTGGCTATTAAGTGTTTGATGGTAATTGGTAAAGCTATTAAAAGGATCAGTAATTCTTACCACTTAAATAGCAacaaaatatttctgtaaaaagCAACTCATATTTGAAGATTCAAATAGTTTAATGATCCATGAATTAACCAGTTTTTGATGAAGAGTGGGACCCAAACAGAGTTAGATACAGAATCTTTTAAATAGCaaagtatattttaaagtttAGCAAAGTGTCTGACAATTTAAGTGTAGTTAAAATTGTTGCCCAAGAGAACCCTGCAAACTCCTTTACCTTCACCACAATTGCTGCATTTATGAAATCTGAATGGTAAAATATTTTGACAACCACTGGTGCAATTTACATGAAAGCTTTATCATGTAGCAGAAATAGCATGAGTGTTTTTCCTTGTTAATCTTTAACAATGAAAGCTTAAATCAGAAGATGGTGTGTATTGTGTAGATATATGGgcttgaaatatataaataagaaaaGTCTAAACACCTCCCCCACACACTTTTTAGGATGTTTTTGCACAGATGTTCAGCATCACAAGAATTCAAGTGAAAGAAAACCTTGACCCGAATGTTCTACTTACCGTCAGGGACTTTGTCAAGGGTGTACCACAGTTTGAAACGGTCTGAATGATTGGCCTGTATTTCCTCCAGCTCTGGGCGCAGAAGAATGTCTTTTTCTGACTGTTTGAGAGTTGGCAGGAGAAATAGTTTACTAGGAATGATTATAGGGTTAAATTCAGCAGCTGTATATTTCAATGTGGTCATAAATTCTGTCTACAGATATCAAAACATTTTCACTCTGTACTGATATGAAATTCTAAAACACAAAGCCATTGGCTTACCTGGTTAGCAAAAAGCAAGTAACAGATTGTCTGGTCTTTTGGATCCTTCATTATTGCACGAATGATCTGCAGCATGGGTGTAATTCCTGAAGAGGGTAAAGATGTTACCACAATGCACAGAATGCCATTGAGACAGGACATGCCATTCTAATGATAGATACaatatttttaacataaaatataaagtgtGCTATGTAGAACAACAAAAGTATGCCATGCTACTTTTCTAGATCCAAAGCATAAAAAAACAACGAACAAAAATAGTATATAAATTACCTGTCCCTCCTGCAATCATACCAACATGTTTTGCCGTCTTAATCACCGGCGGTAACTTTTTCTCGGGTTTGATGGCGAAAACTCCTGGGAAGtgatataaaacattaaattttAAGTGACTCCATAGTTCTCTGGAGGGTTTCCCCATTCAGGCATTAAGCCTAATTCTGGCTATGCAGAATTTCTCAGTTATCAAGATAACTTAGGCCTCAAGTCAAATGCAAGAACTGAGGGACATTCCTACTTCACAATGCATACATCGGGGATTAAATTACCTGCCTAATAAATCCTAaaaaatgttgtggctgataaTTGTGATAAAGTGGTTACCAGAAGGCATAAATAAAAACCGGCTAAAtgtgaaatcctgctttgtgaggTTACAAAGTATTCTGTGGACTAAATTGAGACAGTGCCCAGAAAGGCAAAGGAAAGATATTTTGATTTGAGTAACTATTCACCTTTGCCCTGATACACCAGCAGACCACTTGGCCCTCTGAAGTCAATTGTGTCACCAATTCTTAGACTGTCCAAGTACTGAGACATCTTGCCACCCTCTGGGAACTTTGGATGGGTATTTTTGTAGTATATCTTTTCATAGGAAGAAAAAAAGCAAGAATGAGaaattacaaaaagaaaaatatacacacacacacacgcagtcaaGCCTTGAGTGAATCAACTTACAAATTGTCAGAGATATGAAAATGTGATACGAATATGAAAAAGAGAGTCTTAAAACTGTTGTTTTTGGGGGTCTGGAACAGATTAATAGCATTTCAGTTCATTTAAAGTGGGAAATTTTATTTGATATGAAGTTGGGACActgtaaaacataaaaacaaaataggatgatttgcaaatctttttcaacctatattcaattgaatacactacaaaaacAAGATATTTACTGTTCAAACtgacagacttttttttttattatttatttatttattttttgcaaaaattcactcattttgaatttgaggcctgcaacacgttccaagatttgggacaggggcatgtttaccactgtgttacatcacctttccttttaacaacactcagcatttgggaactgaggacactaattgttgaagctttgtaggtggaattctttcccattcttgcatgatgtacaacttcagttgctcaacagtccgggGTCTCCGTTGTCGTATTTTGCACTTCATAACacgccacacattttcaaatggTATACAGGTCTGTAGTACCTGCACTCTTTTACTACgaagccacactgttgtaacacgtgaacattgtcttgctgaaataaacagggacgtccctgaaaaagatgttgcttggatggtgctccaaaacctgtatgtacctttccgCATTAAtgctgccttcacagatgtacaagttacccatgccatggacactaacacacccccaaaCAATTGGAGATGCTAGCTTTTGAACTTTGCTGATAACAATCcagacagtccttttcctctttggcccagaggacacgacgtccatgatttccaaaaacaatttgaaatacagacttgtcagaccacaggacacttttcctcTTTGcatcagtccatctcagatgagctcgaCCCAGAGAAGCCGGCTgcgtttctgggtgttgttgatatattgcTTTCactttgcatggtagagttttaacttgcacttgtagatggagcaatgaactgtgttcactgacaatggttttctgaagtgttcctgagaccatgtggtaatatccgttacagaatgatgtcagtttttaatgcagtgccgccTGAGGGATCGACAGTCACAGGCATTTAGTGTTGATTTTTGGTCTTGCCGCTTATTTGCAGAGAtgtctccagattctctgaatcttttgatgatattatggactgtagatgatgaatcaccatattctgtttttatttatgttttacacaacatcccaactGGGGTTGTACAAGCAAATTGAGTTATGAGCTTGGTCACAGAGCAAAGtaaactcgtaagtcaaggtattacactcatatatatatatattgattacATGAGGTAAATTTGACAATTGTCTCAAACCTGCTTCACTAATATTTAGTTCAGGAAATCATGAGTCAGGTCcacttcattttaaaagcaTTCCAATATCCAAgctaataaactataaaaacaGATGCCTATGTGAGGAATGGAATATTAGTACTAGTTTCTGATTGTGCCACTGACTTTAGGATGATAACGGATGAACATGTATCCTGTTGCCACTTAAGAAATGCCTACCTTCACTACCAGATCCACAAAGCCCTTATCATCATCACTGGACACTGGAGTATAGGGCCTCACCACTAGGTTACCGTCTATTTTAGCAGACAGGTAAATGTGTTGACCTGCaacaatataacaaaaaaagataaatagaTGTAGTCATATggactaaaataaaaataacaccaGGGCAACTgtcaacttaaaaaaataaatagatatccAACTTACCCACCGGAAGCCCCAAAACATGATCTGGCTTCAGGGCAAAGCGGAATTTCCTAGTATCATGGCTAATaatctaaatataaaaataaaaggagaACTTTTACAAATATTGGTctctacaaaaatataaattaaagaaaaaaaaaacatttctcttCACAACAGAACATACCCACCTCTTTATCTACTAGGCGCAGAGCATACTTGACATTGGGATCCTCAAGGGTTATGGCAGGGGGTCTTTTGAAGCCAAAAAGTCTCCTGATTAGGTCAATGATTCCATAAATGGAATCCCAGACGAACTGCAGACATTAGAAACAAATAGAGGGTATTTGAAAGATCAGATTCACAAACTCAACACATTTCCTTTTGAGTCTGTGTTcagaatgctgtgtagtccaagACAAGGTTTAATGCCTTACCCAGTAATCTTATCccttgtaaataaaaaaatattaggtTGTTTGTTCCTTTTGCTTATGTAacataatttctttttctgagacattgctgtgaggaattgattgcattcagtcatataaacattaataagtTCACAAAATGAtgttctccagagaacacatatccactgctccacaacttAATACTGGGAAGGACGTGTAAATATAGCTAGTTGTTCGTTGTCCAAAACATGTTGAGAACTTACCAGGTGACTTTTCAAGTTTTAGGTGTAACATTAGTaatgataaaaacaaacataccTGGCAGGTACTTCTGTGTTATTCATggattttaagttttttttatggGCTTAGACTACATGTATAGATTCTTATATGTATGTAAGGACTTGTATATATGTCGTTATGatgaacagagctgtgttttAGGGGTTTAATCCATGACCATAGGGAGTTTTAAAATAGTTGAATTTTTGGGGATATTTCTAGCAGCAAGGAAAACAGCTGAATATTGGAGCTACAAAACATCATCAAATTGTCATTTCCTGCACTTAAGCCGTTTTCAAAATAGCTGCTTAAATCTGACGTTAATGGCAGATATTGATACTCAAAGTAAATTACATGAATGTGGCCTCGAGGGTTGGAAATCTATGTTCTGGTTACTGTACAAATGCCACCTGTAGGTGAACTAAacttaaaacaacaacatggcTAAGAACGAAAGCTGTAGCTACATTTTTTACTTCTGCTGCTAACGCCCTTACTTTAGCTaaacaaataacatttatgTGTCAATAATATACCCGAGGGTACATGTTTACTCGGTAACGATGTGTAACTAAAGGTTAATAAGTTAAATGACAGAATAGAACGTTATTGAGCCCTGTCGTTGGGTACAATAAAGTATTGACTTTATTTTAATCTCAAACTCATAACACGGGCTCTATTTCTCCCGATTCTTACTCGAATGaaacgttccaccttaaaacgtgCAGCTGCTACTTTGCAGAGCCTTAGAAGAAACCAGAAAGTAACAGGCAGTTGCAGAACTTAAGGTGGGAAAGAAAAGTTAATCAGGTCactggaaaataaaacacagcatgACATCAAACTTATAAGATAAACATACTACCTTTAAAACGGTGGCCATCCTCTTGCCTGAGCGATATGAGCTATTTGCAGTCGAAGACTCAGCTGTGTTTCTGAGTTTATTTGGTGACTAACAGCTCTTGGCACTATGTACTACATAAAACTTTCCAGACCAACCCATCCACTGGCAGAGTTGGAGCTTAGCAAGCTAACGTTTCCTGGTTCATTAGCTAGTATTAGACGAGGAGCCGATTCCTAAAATGAATCTATATGGTTAATGAACAGAGAATCAATTCAACATTTTTAACTATTACGGGCCGAGgatctgcattttttaaaacaaatacgGTATATAGagtatatatacattttgttgTTTGGAAACCCAGTCAAATTCAGATATATTTAGAACTGAGACTAATGCCTGAGATTAAATCATAGTTCCGACTCCATAGATTCCAATCTCTTTGAATCAGACTTATGCCATGCGATTCGTGAACAATTGATATTCTTTTGAATCGTTTCTTAAAATGAACCGTCTAACCGATTCAAAAGGCAGTGGAATTGAATGCATCTACATAATGTCTATAAACAATCAATTTATGAGTTCGCAGCACCCGAAAATAAATCGATTGGACGTTCAATTAACAGCAACCACAGGCTGCAAAAAACTGTTTAAAA is part of the Hoplias malabaricus isolate fHopMal1 chromosome 4, fHopMal1.hap1, whole genome shotgun sequence genome and encodes:
- the cyb5r3 gene encoding NADH-cytochrome b5 reductase 3; amino-acid sequence: MATVLKFVWDSIYGIIDLIRRLFGFKRPPAITLEDPNVKYALRLVDKEIISHDTRKFRFALKPDHVLGLPVGQHIYLSAKIDGNLVVRPYTPVSSDDDKGFVDLVVKIYYKNTHPKFPEGGKMSQYLDSLRIGDTIDFRGPSGLLVYQGKGVFAIKPEKKLPPVIKTAKHVGMIAGGTGITPMLQIIRAIMKDPKDQTICYLLFANQSEKDILLRPELEEIQANHSDRFKLWYTLDKVPDDWEFSQGFINEQMVRDHLPLPGDDTLILMCGPPPMIQFACNPNLDKVGHSLSRRFIF